One Lactobacillus sp. CBA3606 DNA segment encodes these proteins:
- a CDS encoding Cof-type HAD-IIB family hydrolase, whose translation MSIRLIALDIDDTLLNSEGKLLPSTITAVQQVQAQGIKVVLCTGRPLAGVQPYLTALNITGDDQYVVTYNGAVIEAVTGRVVAKQLVANSYYRELTAFGQQQHIPFNVLDDESVIYTADHDVSWVTVVQAWENQAGLLIRQPDELPADFQITKGLFVGAPEQLDAVEPLVKQKFGKSLYVVRAAANFLELMHPGVSKGQALQALAQLLKFDAREIMAVGDEQNDITMFDFAGTAVAMGNGSAAAKAHANHVTGTNDADGLAAAIQRYALN comes from the coding sequence ATGTCGATTCGTTTAATTGCCTTAGATATTGATGATACGCTGCTTAATTCGGAGGGTAAACTACTGCCAAGTACGATTACAGCTGTGCAACAAGTCCAGGCCCAAGGGATTAAAGTGGTGCTCTGTACTGGCCGACCTTTAGCGGGTGTGCAACCCTATCTGACGGCGCTTAACATTACTGGTGATGACCAATATGTGGTGACTTATAATGGTGCCGTGATTGAAGCGGTTACGGGACGGGTGGTGGCGAAACAGTTGGTAGCCAATAGTTATTATCGTGAATTGACGGCGTTTGGGCAACAACAACATATCCCATTTAACGTGCTCGATGATGAAAGTGTCATCTATACGGCTGACCACGATGTGAGCTGGGTGACCGTTGTCCAAGCTTGGGAGAATCAGGCTGGACTTTTAATTCGCCAACCGGACGAGTTACCAGCTGATTTTCAAATCACAAAAGGGTTATTCGTAGGAGCACCCGAACAATTAGATGCTGTCGAACCGTTAGTTAAGCAAAAATTCGGCAAATCCTTATACGTCGTTCGCGCTGCCGCTAACTTTTTGGAACTGATGCATCCGGGAGTCAGCAAGGGCCAAGCGCTTCAAGCTTTGGCACAGCTGTTAAAGTTTGATGCGCGTGAAATTATGGCAGTCGGCGATGAGCAAAATGACATTACCATGTTTGATTTTGCGGGAACCGCGGTTGCAATGGGCAATGGTTCGGCAGCGGCTAAGGCCCATGCTAACCATGTTACCGGAACCAATGATGCTGACGGCTTGGCGGCTGCCATTCAGCGGTATGCTTTAAATTAA
- the helD gene encoding RNA polymerase recycling motor HelD, whose protein sequence is MTTSNQEQQQEQQRVDQVVEQVKARSKQTDHLLNQAHLETDVIQKNYGDNNSVNTFEVDDRIETNAALQQQKQMVERAVESEAILKRQVGVLKDLSNSPYFGRIDIQDSPDDAPERLYIGTASFVDADQNFLVYDWRAPISSVYYNGTLGQVQYQAPAGKQSTELLKKRQFQINQGQIKNMFDTNETVGDEILQNVLGEQNDAYMQNIVATIQKEQNDIIRDTYSDLLVVQGVAGSGKTSAILQRIAFLLYHSRASLEADQMVLFSPNRLFSHYISEVLPSLGERNMRQVTLAEFLSARFQGLTVESLFERYEQDHQATTLNPAIRDFQEGAAFMQQVERYCHELPAAQLRFTDVVFNGEVFFSKQTITQLATALPAAMQPADRFLALKNMLIKQLKKRIDHEAQADWVNDIIDQLNDEDYHDLLGHKRRGEFQSLDDEVFYLGQQIVTKRLRQVYNAIYNGYFLDTYEQYNDFLAQIDRPAPITAEQWTARQKAFQTGIEYHRIALIDCAPLLLLRDILTGSGQNRRMQSIFVDEMQDYSLAQLLYIKHAFPLAKFTLLGDSEQALFKGIEAPKELLTRLKAAFAVRRVNLITLNKSYRSTMQITNFAKALLPDGDQIQAFTRAGDLPKVMLRYGETNALKGLLTEVNRQLTTTTTVAILTKDLAESKKVYQYLKHHTVATLMADNDRTMPQGVIIMPIYLAKGLEFDAVIAYDVSAKTYPDDRSVGLLYTIASRAMHHLTLLSVGDVSPLIARMAPGLFTIEHQVRV, encoded by the coding sequence GTGACAACATCAAACCAAGAACAGCAACAAGAACAACAGCGGGTGGACCAAGTCGTTGAACAGGTTAAAGCACGGTCCAAACAGACCGATCATCTCTTAAACCAAGCCCATCTTGAAACCGATGTGATTCAGAAAAACTATGGTGATAATAACTCCGTCAATACCTTTGAAGTGGATGACCGTATTGAAACCAATGCGGCATTGCAACAGCAAAAGCAAATGGTCGAACGCGCGGTTGAGTCTGAAGCAATCTTAAAACGCCAAGTTGGCGTCTTAAAAGACCTCAGTAATTCACCCTATTTTGGCCGCATTGATATTCAAGATAGCCCGGACGACGCGCCCGAACGCTTATATATCGGCACGGCCTCTTTCGTCGATGCCGACCAGAACTTCCTGGTCTATGATTGGCGCGCCCCCATCTCATCCGTTTACTACAATGGGACGTTAGGTCAGGTGCAATACCAAGCCCCAGCCGGTAAACAAAGCACCGAATTACTCAAGAAACGCCAATTTCAAATCAATCAGGGGCAAATTAAAAACATGTTCGACACCAACGAAACGGTTGGTGACGAAATTTTACAAAACGTCTTAGGTGAACAAAATGATGCGTATATGCAAAACATTGTCGCCACGATTCAAAAAGAACAAAATGACATTATTCGCGATACTTACAGTGATTTGCTCGTTGTGCAGGGCGTCGCTGGTTCCGGCAAAACGTCCGCCATTCTGCAACGCATTGCCTTCTTGCTGTATCACTCACGGGCCTCATTAGAAGCCGACCAAATGGTGTTATTTTCACCTAACCGGCTCTTTAGTCATTACATTTCGGAAGTGCTACCTAGTCTAGGTGAACGCAATATGCGGCAAGTGACGCTGGCTGAATTTTTAAGCGCTCGCTTTCAAGGATTGACTGTTGAAAGTCTCTTCGAACGCTACGAACAAGACCACCAAGCAACCACCCTTAATCCGGCCATCCGTGACTTTCAGGAAGGCGCCGCATTTATGCAACAAGTTGAGCGCTACTGTCATGAATTGCCCGCCGCTCAGCTTCGATTTACAGATGTTGTCTTCAATGGCGAAGTCTTCTTCTCTAAGCAGACCATCACCCAGTTGGCGACAGCTTTACCAGCGGCGATGCAGCCAGCCGACCGGTTCTTGGCGCTCAAGAATATGTTAATTAAGCAGCTAAAAAAACGCATTGATCACGAGGCACAAGCTGATTGGGTCAACGATATTATTGATCAATTAAATGATGAGGACTATCATGATTTGCTAGGGCATAAACGTCGTGGTGAATTTCAATCTTTAGACGATGAAGTCTTCTATCTTGGACAACAGATTGTAACTAAACGGCTCCGCCAAGTCTACAATGCAATCTATAATGGGTATTTTCTCGATACTTATGAACAATATAACGACTTTTTAGCCCAAATCGACCGGCCAGCCCCGATTACGGCTGAACAATGGACTGCTCGGCAAAAGGCTTTCCAAACAGGCATCGAATATCATCGAATCGCACTAATCGATTGTGCGCCGCTATTACTCCTACGCGATATTCTAACCGGTAGTGGTCAAAATCGACGGATGCAGTCAATCTTTGTTGATGAAATGCAAGATTATTCACTTGCGCAATTATTGTATATCAAACATGCCTTTCCGTTAGCTAAGTTCACCTTGCTTGGCGATAGTGAACAAGCCTTATTCAAGGGTATCGAAGCTCCCAAAGAATTGCTCACCCGCTTAAAGGCCGCGTTCGCCGTTCGCCGGGTCAACTTGATTACGTTGAACAAGAGCTACCGTTCAACCATGCAAATCACCAACTTTGCTAAAGCCTTACTGCCGGATGGCGACCAAATCCAAGCCTTCACCCGCGCAGGCGACCTGCCGAAAGTCATGTTGCGTTACGGCGAGACCAATGCCTTAAAGGGGTTATTGACTGAAGTGAACCGGCAACTCACTACGACCACCACCGTCGCAATTCTCACAAAAGACCTAGCCGAAAGTAAAAAAGTGTATCAATATCTCAAACACCATACCGTCGCAACGCTGATGGCTGACAACGACCGCACCATGCCCCAAGGCGTCATCATCATGCCGATTTATCTCGCCAAAGGGTTAGAATTTGATGCCGTGATTGCTTATGATGTTTCGGCCAAGACTTACCCTGACGACCGCTCCGTTGGCTTGCTCTATACCATTGCATCACGTGCCATGCACCACTTGACCTTACTCAGTGTTGGTGATGTTTCGCCATTAATTGCTCGCATGGCCCCGGGCTTATTCACCATCGAACATCAAGTTCGGGTTTAA
- the trpS gene encoding tryptophan--tRNA ligase, which translates to MTKKVILTGDRPTGRLHIGHYVGSLRNRVALQNSGDYDSYIMIADNQALTDNAHDPEKIRKSLLQVAMDYLAVGIDPEKSTILVQSQIPALTDMMNQFLNLVTVARLNRNPTVKTEIKQKAFGESVPAGFFVYPVSQAADITAFKATTVPVGDDQEPMLEQTREIVRSFNKTYQQAVLVEPEGYFPPKGLGRIPGLDGNAKMSKSLGNAIYLADDADTVQKKVMSMYTDPDHIHVEDPGKVAGNVVFTYLDIFGTDQAKIADLKAQYQHGGLGDVKIKRYLIEVLDGVLRPIRERRAIYEADPAQVMAILKAGTAKANVVADQTWREMQAAIGINYFD; encoded by the coding sequence ATGACAAAAAAAGTAATTTTAACGGGTGACCGCCCAACCGGTCGTTTGCACATTGGTCATTACGTCGGATCGTTAAGAAACCGCGTGGCATTACAAAATTCAGGGGACTATGACTCTTACATCATGATTGCGGATAATCAGGCGTTGACGGATAATGCGCATGATCCTGAAAAAATTCGTAAAAGTTTGTTACAAGTGGCGATGGACTATTTAGCCGTCGGGATTGATCCTGAAAAATCAACGATTTTAGTGCAATCACAAATTCCAGCGTTAACTGATATGATGAATCAATTCTTAAACTTGGTCACGGTGGCCCGGTTGAATCGGAATCCCACAGTTAAAACTGAAATTAAACAAAAAGCTTTTGGCGAGAGTGTGCCAGCCGGATTTTTCGTTTATCCAGTGAGTCAAGCAGCCGATATCACAGCCTTTAAAGCCACAACAGTGCCCGTTGGTGATGATCAAGAACCTATGTTGGAACAAACGCGTGAAATTGTCCGGAGCTTTAACAAGACTTATCAACAAGCCGTCTTAGTTGAACCAGAAGGTTATTTTCCACCTAAAGGATTAGGGCGAATCCCTGGGTTAGATGGGAACGCCAAGATGAGTAAATCCTTAGGTAATGCGATTTATTTGGCGGATGACGCCGATACCGTCCAAAAGAAAGTTATGTCCATGTATACTGACCCAGACCATATTCACGTGGAAGACCCTGGTAAGGTAGCCGGCAATGTGGTTTTCACTTACTTGGATATTTTTGGCACGGACCAGGCTAAGATTGCGGACTTAAAGGCCCAATATCAACACGGTGGTTTAGGTGATGTCAAAATTAAACGTTACTTAATTGAAGTTTTAGATGGTGTTTTACGGCCAATTCGGGAACGGCGGGCCATTTACGAAGCTGATCCAGCTCAAGTGATGGCAATTTTGAAAGCTGGCACGGCCAAAGCTAACGTGGTTGCTGATCAGACTTGGCGTGAGATGCAAGCGGCGATTGGTATTAATTATTTCGATTAA
- a CDS encoding tRNA-dihydrouridine synthase, with protein MTESTFWQALATQARSEQRPFFTMAPMEAVSNTVFRQVVAQAAAPDAFFTEFVYARSVTDATTKFPVHGRLYVAPAETKAPVVQLWGQTPADFATAAMAVKQQGFQAVDLNMGCPDGTIIKHHGGSDLIRHPDLAAECIAAAKTAGLAVSVKTRLGYSKVAEYRAWVTTLLQQDVALLTIHLRTKQEMSKVGAHFELIDELIQLRDAIAPQTLLQLNGDIPDYQAGLALAQQHPGLDGIMIGRGIFASPFAFAKQPHQQTLAELLGLLRLQLDLFDEFATSYDVPRFPALKRFFKIYARPELGATALRNQLMAAKSTAAVRQILTDFEAQLD; from the coding sequence GTGACAGAATCAACATTTTGGCAAGCATTGGCAACGCAGGCCCGTTCAGAACAGCGGCCATTTTTTACGATGGCGCCAATGGAAGCCGTTAGTAATACTGTTTTTCGACAGGTTGTTGCGCAAGCAGCGGCTCCGGATGCGTTCTTTACTGAATTCGTCTATGCGCGCAGTGTCACTGATGCGACCACGAAATTCCCCGTACATGGGCGGCTATATGTGGCACCAGCAGAGACTAAAGCGCCAGTTGTCCAGCTTTGGGGCCAGACGCCGGCTGATTTTGCGACCGCGGCCATGGCGGTTAAACAACAAGGCTTTCAAGCCGTTGATTTGAATATGGGCTGCCCAGATGGCACGATTATTAAACACCATGGTGGTAGTGACTTGATTCGACATCCTGACTTGGCAGCTGAATGTATCGCAGCGGCGAAAACGGCGGGGTTAGCGGTGAGTGTTAAAACACGGTTAGGCTATAGCAAAGTTGCCGAGTATCGCGCTTGGGTCACAACGTTATTACAACAAGATGTGGCCTTATTAACGATCCATTTACGAACTAAGCAAGAGATGAGCAAAGTTGGGGCGCATTTTGAACTCATTGATGAGTTGATTCAATTACGAGATGCGATTGCACCACAGACCTTATTACAACTAAATGGGGATATTCCAGATTATCAAGCTGGGTTAGCTTTGGCGCAACAGCATCCGGGATTAGATGGCATCATGATTGGTCGTGGCATTTTTGCAAGTCCGTTTGCCTTTGCGAAACAACCCCATCAGCAGACGTTAGCGGAGTTACTCGGGTTACTACGACTGCAATTAGATTTGTTTGATGAGTTTGCAACAAGCTATGATGTGCCCCGCTTTCCAGCCTTAAAACGGTTCTTTAAGATTTATGCGCGGCCAGAATTAGGGGCGACGGCGCTACGGAACCAATTGATGGCAGCAAAATCAACGGCGGCCGTGCGGCAAATTTTAACTGATTTTGAGGCACAGTTAGATTAA